The following proteins are co-located in the Psilocybe cubensis strain MGC-MH-2018 chromosome 5, whole genome shotgun sequence genome:
- a CDS encoding T-complex protein 1 subunit epsilon, which yields MSFDPNSAVYTTDEYGRPFIILREQAKKTRTHGVEAIKSHILAARTVANIIRTSLGPRGLDKILISPDGEITVTNDGATILGQMEVEHQIAKLLVQLSKSQDDEIGDGTTGVVVLAGALLEQSEALLDRGIHPIRIADGFDRACAVAVEQLDRISERVDFSLADTENLLKTAKTSLGSKIVSKEHTQFAQIAVDAVLAVADLERRDVPFDLIKVDGKVGGSLADTTLIRGVLIDKDMSHPQMPHYVKDARVAILTCPFEPPRPKTKHKLDITSVDEYKKLREYEKEKFADMIKRVKDTGANLVICQWGFDDEANHLLMQNELPAVRWVGGPEIELIAIATQGRIVPRFEDLTADKLGKAGIVRELSFGTTRDKMLVIEECANTRAVTVFVRGSNKMIIDEAKRALHDAICAVRNLVVDNRVVYGGGSAEINCAIAVSKAADEIASIEQYAMRAFASALDSIPLALAENSGLSPIETLTEVRSRQVNEKNSRLGIDCNDRGENDMKKQFVYDPLISKRQQYLLATQLVRAVLKIDDVITSGEAED from the exons ATGTCGTTCGACCCAAACTCTGCTGTATACACTACAGATGAG TACGGAAGACCCTTCATCATCCTTCGCGAGCAAGCAAAGAAAACGAGGACGCATGGTGTAGAGGCAATCAAG TCTCATATTCTTGCTGCACGTACAGTCGCGAATATTATCAGAACATCTCTGGGCCCTCGAG GATTGGATAAAATTCTTATTTCTCCGGATGGAGAAATCACAGTCACTAACGACGGAGCAACTATCCTGGGGCAGATGGAAGTCGAGCACCAAATCGCTAAACTTCTCGTGCAGCTTTCAAAAAGTCAAGACGACGAGATCGGCGATGGAACTACAGGTGTTGTCG TCCTCGCAGGCGCTTTGCTTGAACAAAGTGAAGCCCTTCTCGACCGAGGCATTCATCCTATCCGAATTGCAGATGGTTTCGATCGGGCATGTGCAGTAGCCGTCGAGCAACTGGATCGTATCTCTGAACGGGTAGATTTCTCATTGGCAGACACTGAAAACCTCCTCAAGACTGCAAAAACAAGTTTGGGCAGCAAAAT CGTCTCAAAAGAACACACTCAGTTTGCTCAGATTGCTGTGGATGCCGTTCTCGCTGTCGCAGACCTCGAGCGTCGTGATGTACCTTTTGATCTGATCAAGGTCGATGGCAAAGTCGGAGGCTCATTGGCTGACACAACGCTCATTCGGGGTGTTCTCATAGACAAGGATATGTCGCATCCACAAATGCCACACTACGTAAAAGATGCTCGTGTTGCTATTTTGACGTGTCCGTTTGAGCCTCCTCGTCCCAAAACCAAGCACAAGTTGGATATCACAAGTGTTGATGAATACAAAAAACTCCGAGAATacgagaaggagaagttTGCAGATATGATTAAGCGGGTTAAGGATACTGGAGCAAACTTGGTCATCTGCCAATGGGGCTTCGATGATGAGGCTAACCATTTGTTGATGCAAAACGAACTACCCGCGGTGCGGTGGGTGGGTGGTCCAGAAATCGAG CTGATTGCCATTGCCACCCAAGGAAGAATTGTTCCTAGATTTGAGGACCTTACAGCCGACAAGCTTGGAAAAGCCGGAATCGTGCGTGAACTTTCTTTCGGCACAACACGCGACAAAATGCTCGTTATTGAGGAATGTGCAAACACAAGAGCAGTTACTGTCTTCGTGAGAGGAAGTAATAAGATG ATCATTGACGAAGCCAAACGGGCTCTCCATGACGCAATTTGTGCTGTGCGCAATCTTGTGGTGGATAACCGCGTGGTTTATGGGGGCGGGTCTGCAGAAATTAATTGCGCCATTGCAGTATCTAAAGCTGCAGACGAA ATCGCCTCCATTGAACAATATGCAATGCGTGCATTTGCGTCCGCTCTGGATTCTATTCCATTGGCTTTGGCAGAGAACAGTGGTTTATCGCCCATTGAGACCCTCACGGAGGTTCGCAGCCGGCAGGTAAATGAAAAGAACTCAAGACTTGGAATCGACTGCAACGATAGGGGAGAAAATG ATATGAAGAAGCAATTTGTCTACGACCCTCTTATTTCCAAGCGTCAGCAATATTTGCTTGCTACTCAG CTTGTCCGTGCAGTGCTCAAAATCG ATGATGTGATCACTTCGGGTGAAGCTGAAGACTAG
- a CDS encoding Serine/threonine-protein phosphatase PP2A catalytic subunit translates to MEHEIDGWIEQLSQCKQLSEADVKKLCDKTREILMEESNVQPVRCPVTVCGDIHGQFHDLSELFRIGGNSPDTNYLFMGDYVDRGYYSVETVTLLVAMKLRYRDRVTILRGNHESRQITQVYGFYDECLRKYGNASVWRYFTDLFDFLPLTALIDNQIFCLHGGLSPSIDTLDHVRSIDRVQEVPHEGPMCDLLWSDPDDRCGWGISPRGAGYTFGQDISEAFNHNNGLTLVARAHQLVMEGYSWGQDRNVVTIFSAPNYCYRCGNQAAIMEIDEKLSYSFLQFDPAPRAGEPLVSRRVPDYFL, encoded by the exons ATGGAACACGAAATCGATGGCTGGATCGAACAACTCAGCCAGTGTAAGCAACTCTCAGAAGCTGATGTTAAAAAACTATGCGACAAG ACTCGCGAGATTCTCATGGAGGAGTCGAATGTACAGCCTGTAAGGTGCCCAGTCACTGTCTGCGGTGATATTCATGGCCAATTC caCGATCTATCAGAACTCTTCCGGATCGGAGGCAATTCTCCGGACACCAACTACTTATTCATGGGCGACTATGTTGACCGAGGATACTATTCTGTCGAGACAGTTACACTACTTGTCGCCATGAAGCTTCGCTATCGAGATCGGGTCACCATACTTCGCGGGAATCACGAGTCGAGACAAATCACGCAAGTTTATGGCTTTTATGATGAATGTCTCCGAAAATACGGCAACGCCAGTGTATGGCGCTACTTTACCGACCTTTTTGATTTCCTACCTCTTACTGCTCTCATTGACAACCAA ATATTCTGTCTACACGGTGGTCTCTCACCATCCATCGATACTCTTGACCATGTTCGCTCCATCGATCGGGTGCAGGAGGTTCCACATGAAGGGCCTATGTGTGATCTTCTATGGTCCGACCCCGACGATCGCTGTGGATGGGGTATATCCCCTCGCGGCGCTGGTTACACGTTTGGGCAGGATATTTCAGAAGCCTTCAACCACAATAACGGGCTGACGCTCGTCGCCCGAGCGCATCAGCTAGTCATGGAGG GTTACAGCTGGGGACAGGATAGAAATGTTGTGACAATCTTCAGTGCTCCGAACTACTGTTATCGTTGCGGTAACCAGGCCGCTATCATGGAAATAGATGAAAAATTATCATATAGCTT CCTACAATTTGATCCTGCCCCGCGGGCCGGTGAACCTCTTGTGTCGCGGCGTGTACCTGATTACTTTTTG TGA